In Nocardia asteroides, a single genomic region encodes these proteins:
- a CDS encoding AAA family ATPase has translation MTGPEQPATPAHLRIAHAIRADIEAGRLRDGQRLPSTRELAQQWHASQLTVTKAMEQLTADGYVASRERSGRIVTTPTAISLSMTGPVRLTRPRVVYVGGYPGSGKSEFGRVLARETGWAILDKDTIARPIIEPALEDLGSSINDRESDTYLTRIRPREYEALGAVVQENLECGNSVIATAPYLREFNDITWIERASSRAAAASAQVTFLWVRCSPESMHTYLRHRGAGRDNWKLSNWADYSAAIDTSYRPAAEHVVIDNDTDSEPLRTQAQRLIEDLRREAQSA, from the coding sequence GTGACCGGACCCGAACAGCCCGCGACCCCGGCACATCTGCGGATCGCGCACGCGATTCGGGCCGACATCGAGGCTGGCCGTCTTCGTGACGGTCAACGTCTGCCTTCGACCCGAGAGCTAGCGCAGCAGTGGCACGCAAGTCAGTTGACCGTCACGAAGGCGATGGAGCAGCTCACAGCAGATGGATACGTGGCGAGCCGGGAACGCTCCGGGCGCATCGTCACGACACCAACCGCGATCAGCCTCAGCATGACTGGACCGGTACGACTGACCCGACCCCGAGTTGTTTATGTCGGCGGCTACCCCGGCAGCGGGAAAAGCGAGTTTGGCCGAGTCCTCGCACGCGAAACCGGATGGGCCATTCTCGACAAAGATACGATTGCTCGTCCGATTATTGAACCGGCACTTGAGGACCTCGGGTCAAGTATCAATGACCGCGAATCGGACACTTACCTTACGCGCATTCGGCCACGCGAGTACGAAGCGCTCGGAGCGGTCGTTCAAGAAAATCTGGAATGCGGCAATTCTGTTATCGCCACCGCGCCTTATCTGCGTGAGTTCAATGACATCACTTGGATTGAACGCGCCAGTTCACGAGCTGCGGCAGCAAGCGCGCAGGTCACATTTCTCTGGGTGCGCTGCTCACCAGAGTCGATGCACACTTATCTCCGACATCGCGGAGCCGGTCGGGACAATTGGAAATTATCTAACTGGGCCGATTATTCAGCGGCAATCGACACTTCCTATCGTCCCGCAGCCGAGCACGTCGTCATCGACAATGACACTGATAGCGAGCCACTGCGAACCCAGGCACAGAGATTGATCGAGGACCTCCGACGCGAGGCGCAATCGGCGTGA
- a CDS encoding kinase, translating to MTDQGVLLYGPPASGKDTVTAYLSRTDRRYQLYRRLKVGSGRTESYRMTTAPALDHLAATDQIIWENRRYGSRYAIERSSIELMIRQGQIPVIHAGQPEIILAIQNAFPVTTWITVELTCPRDIALKRIVARDTGDTYARLAAWDATPRLHRADLVLDTSLRSPSESADSIRRVVES from the coding sequence GTGACCGATCAGGGCGTCCTACTCTACGGGCCTCCCGCATCGGGCAAAGACACCGTCACTGCCTACCTCTCTCGCACCGACCGCCGATACCAGCTCTACCGCCGCTTGAAGGTGGGCAGCGGCCGTACCGAGAGCTACCGGATGACGACCGCGCCAGCTCTGGACCACCTGGCCGCTACGGATCAAATCATCTGGGAGAATCGGCGATACGGTTCACGTTACGCGATCGAGCGCAGCTCAATCGAATTGATGATTCGCCAAGGTCAGATTCCGGTCATTCACGCAGGACAGCCCGAGATAATTCTTGCGATCCAGAATGCATTCCCCGTTACAACTTGGATAACAGTTGAATTGACCTGCCCGCGAGACATTGCGCTCAAACGAATAGTCGCGCGAGATACTGGAGACACCTATGCGCGATTGGCCGCATGGGATGCCACCCCGAGACTCCATCGCGCTGATCTCGTACTCGATACTTCTTTGCGCTCTCCGTCCGAGTCTGCGGATTCGATCCGCCGTGTTGTGGAGTCTTGA
- a CDS encoding Txe/YoeB family addiction module toxin produces the protein MKLLFTDVAWEDYQWWLANDKRVIKRVNLLLEDVKRNGHNGIGKPEALKHSLAGYWSRRITGEHRLVYAIENEIITVISCRYHYN, from the coding sequence ATGAAGCTTCTCTTCACTGATGTAGCCTGGGAAGACTATCAATGGTGGCTCGCCAACGATAAGCGCGTCATTAAGAGAGTCAACTTGCTACTCGAAGACGTGAAACGGAATGGGCACAACGGAATTGGTAAGCCCGAAGCGCTCAAGCACAGTCTTGCGGGTTACTGGTCGCGGCGAATCACCGGTGAGCATCGGCTTGTGTACGCGATTGAGAACGAGATAATTACAGTAATTTCGTGTCGGTATCACTACAACTGA
- a CDS encoding type II toxin-antitoxin system Phd/YefM family antitoxin, protein MKPITYTEARANFASVLTSATDDLEEMVVTRAGHEPVVLVALSEYEALKETAYLLGNPVNASRLERSVAEHRGGVAAPRELVDVDGSDLRAEPERGRRQTTYIDESKSSASALGSVLLYSDRFLAGKTYDLAFPRDRSWAMASFDEDLVIGPLEKLLRAVVTVQQLFLQSGSEGILSDMWAPAVEALRDAIAALEAAIPEARK, encoded by the coding sequence GTGAAGCCGATCACCTATACCGAAGCCCGGGCCAACTTCGCCTCGGTCTTGACCAGTGCCACGGACGATCTGGAAGAGATGGTGGTGACTCGGGCTGGCCATGAGCCAGTTGTGCTCGTTGCCCTCAGCGAGTATGAAGCGTTGAAAGAGACCGCGTACTTGCTGGGGAACCCAGTCAACGCCAGCCGTCTCGAACGTTCAGTTGCAGAACATCGCGGTGGCGTAGCGGCGCCCCGAGAATTGGTCGATGTCGATGGCAGTGACCTCCGAGCCGAACCCGAGCGCGGACGTAGGCAAACTACCTACATCGATGAATCCAAATCCTCTGCCAGTGCCTTAGGGTCTGTACTGCTGTATTCCGATCGGTTTCTAGCGGGGAAGACCTACGATCTCGCCTTCCCGAGGGATCGATCGTGGGCGATGGCATCATTCGACGAGGATCTGGTTATAGGCCCCTTGGAGAAGTTGTTGCGAGCAGTTGTGACCGTGCAGCAGCTGTTCCTTCAGTCCGGGTCGGAGGGCATTTTATCGGACATGTGGGCACCTGCTGTGGAAGCACTTCGGGATGCTATCGCCGCTCTCGAAGCTGCGATCCCCGAGGCGCGCAAATGA
- a CDS encoding sigma factor-like helix-turn-helix DNA-binding protein → MAVHAEEWGEGDIAGAVGLEHEEMAEVVAALVAEHAERSAREAEIVALRLGIGAAAPATLSRIAARQDISRDRARQLHTRAVGHILRAHPPGGSAFAVFARGYPPGTPDQRLVRTLLAEIYATDADLAANELAYLRLRLAGHPQEDARRIAGFVMQRILGWRKKTRRLLAGLHEPDPVGGSVLGGVEWADGGTPAPLPGRSARPDADDDGRGRFYLDSVGRDVAFDSGLRARLLRLLDADPAVQTFQEDPVAVELEGVSLYPGVAVRGVDGRVALIDVQPLSRVALHPNRVRSRVLRAWAHRNGWGWLVWTGSEIGVGELAARAVHAPEALVERLREGPVGWAGFAAAAAGLELLDLAALVVREGWRWERAPFRLSAGADQLPGPS, encoded by the coding sequence GTGGCGGTGCACGCGGAGGAGTGGGGCGAGGGCGATATCGCCGGTGCCGTCGGGCTCGAGCACGAGGAGATGGCCGAGGTGGTCGCCGCGCTCGTCGCCGAGCACGCGGAGCGCAGCGCGCGCGAGGCGGAGATCGTCGCGCTCCGGCTCGGCATCGGCGCGGCAGCGCCCGCCACGCTCAGCCGGATCGCCGCGCGGCAGGACATCTCCCGGGATCGGGCGCGGCAGCTGCACACCAGGGCGGTCGGGCACATCCTGCGCGCGCACCCGCCCGGCGGCTCGGCCTTCGCGGTGTTCGCCCGCGGGTATCCGCCCGGCACGCCGGACCAGCGCCTGGTCCGCACCCTGCTGGCCGAGATCTACGCCACCGACGCCGACCTCGCCGCCAACGAACTCGCCTACCTGCGGCTGCGGCTGGCCGGGCACCCGCAGGAGGACGCGCGCCGGATCGCGGGCTTCGTCATGCAGCGGATCCTCGGCTGGCGGAAGAAGACCAGGCGGCTGCTGGCCGGGCTGCACGAACCGGACCCGGTCGGCGGGAGCGTGCTCGGCGGGGTCGAGTGGGCGGACGGCGGCACGCCCGCGCCGCTCCCCGGCCGGTCCGCGCGGCCGGATGCCGACGACGACGGGCGCGGGCGGTTCTACCTGGACAGCGTGGGGCGGGACGTGGCCTTCGACTCGGGGTTGCGGGCCCGGCTGCTGCGGCTGCTCGACGCCGACCCGGCGGTGCAGACCTTTCAGGAGGATCCGGTCGCGGTCGAGCTCGAGGGGGTCTCGCTGTATCCGGGGGTGGCTGTGCGGGGTGTCGACGGGCGGGTCGCGCTGATCGATGTGCAGCCGCTGAGCCGGGTGGCGTTGCACCCGAACCGGGTGCGGTCGCGGGTGCTGCGGGCGTGGGCGCACCGGAACGGGTGGGGGTGGCTGGTCTGGACCGGCAGTGAGATCGGGGTGGGCGAGCTGGCCGCGCGGGCGGTGCACGCGCCGGAGGCGCTGGTCGAGCGGTTGCGGGAGGGGCCGGTGGGGTGGGCCGGGTTCGCGGCGGCGGCGGCCGGGCTGGAGCTGCTCGACCTGGCCGCGCTGGTCGTGCGCGAGGGATGGCGCTGGGAGCGGGCGCCGTTCCGGCTCAGCGCGGGAGCCGATCAGTTGCCCGGCCCGAGCTGA
- a CDS encoding LysR family transcriptional regulator: MDRLDMNLLVALDALLETNSVTLAAERMQTSVPAMSRTLARLRQVLGDPLLVRSGRALVPTPRALELRHQVHGLVEQGRGLLTPRPAFDAGTLRRGFTLRAGDEVRPELAGPLLAAVRREAPGVTLNLVAGSEDDPRALRDGRTDLRAGVIERGDPETVQRRLYDDRLIGVAAADHPLVTEPVTVAAYAAAAHLSVSRQGRVRGAIDDRLALHGRTRRVIGTVPDLTTALLAVRGGTAVCPAPASAVTSLLGPLGLRAFEIPLPLPEVPIGLAWHPRHTADEGHRWLRDLVERLLRAQQAPEARPRRLLRAENRVTVAKAITGAAHDAAERIA, encoded by the coding sequence GTGGACCGGCTGGACATGAACCTGCTGGTGGCCCTGGACGCGCTGCTGGAGACCAACAGCGTCACGCTGGCCGCCGAGCGGATGCAGACCTCGGTACCCGCCATGAGCCGCACCCTGGCGCGGCTGCGGCAGGTGCTCGGCGATCCGCTGCTCGTCCGCTCCGGCCGGGCGCTCGTGCCGACCCCGCGCGCGCTGGAGCTGCGGCACCAGGTGCACGGGCTGGTCGAGCAGGGCCGCGGGCTGCTCACGCCGCGCCCGGCGTTCGACGCGGGCACGCTGCGCCGCGGGTTCACGCTGCGCGCGGGCGACGAGGTCAGGCCGGAGCTCGCCGGGCCGCTGCTGGCCGCGGTCCGCCGCGAGGCCCCCGGCGTCACGCTGAACCTGGTGGCAGGCTCGGAGGACGATCCGCGCGCGCTCCGCGACGGCCGCACCGACCTGCGGGCCGGGGTCATCGAGCGCGGCGACCCGGAGACCGTGCAGCGGCGGCTCTACGACGACCGGCTGATCGGTGTCGCCGCCGCCGACCACCCGCTGGTCACCGAGCCGGTGACGGTCGCCGCCTACGCCGCCGCCGCGCACCTGAGCGTGAGCAGGCAGGGGCGGGTGCGCGGCGCCATCGACGACCGGCTCGCGCTGCACGGCCGCACCCGCCGGGTCATCGGCACCGTCCCCGACCTCACCACCGCGCTGCTCGCGGTGCGCGGCGGCACCGCGGTGTGCCCGGCGCCGGCCTCCGCGGTGACCTCGCTGCTCGGCCCGCTCGGGCTGCGCGCCTTCGAGATCCCGCTGCCGCTGCCCGAGGTGCCGATCGGGCTGGCCTGGCATCCACGGCACACCGCCGACGAGGGGCACCGCTGGCTGCGCGACCTGGTCGAGCGGCTGCTGCGGGCGCAGCAGGCGCCCGAGGCCAGGCCGCGGCGGCTGCTGCGCGCCGAGAACCGGGTGACCGTCGCCAAGGCGATCACCGGCGCCGCGCACGACGCCGCCGAGCGCATCGCCTGA
- a CDS encoding flavin-containing monooxygenase, producing MAGLSDLAFLAAAPCGSGGAGSLCRMTSRSRVAIVGAGIAGLACAKVLRQEGFPVEVFDRAPDVGGVWSATRRYPGLRAQSSSRTYRFSDLPMPDDFPDRLDGAQMQSYLESYVRRFDLGHALRLSTEVVAADPVDSGWLLEVRDGTGVHRTSCDHLIIANGVHSDPLVPEFTGSADFHRAGGQLGHSSLLSDLGAARGRNVVVVGYGTAACEIAEAVSHVAASTTVVARRLRWKLPRRAGRFLDAERLLQSRFGESHFGYQQQRRPEKFLNGPARSVRDSNLDLIQERTIRSLHLRELELVPDEPFGTVAHGTVDLAVDGFTEQVWAGRLTVVRDTTISSLGAEKVPVAHLSDGQTIPADLVICATGYQQRVPFLTPFVQRRLTDDDGNFRLYRQILPPTVPRLSFAGYGGSALSAISAEVGAHWTAALLTHRLELPGPTAMGEALDARLSWLAERTGGGTHGTEAGPFGVHHIDELLADLNAEFPARQRFAQWFRPVTPDDLKVIGAPKPELNTQPRPVDHVAAVQH from the coding sequence GTGGCGGGATTGTCCGATCTCGCTTTCCTGGCAGCCGCGCCGTGCGGGTCCGGGGGAGCCGGTAGTCTCTGCCGCATGACCAGCAGGAGCCGTGTCGCGATCGTCGGCGCCGGAATAGCGGGTTTGGCCTGCGCGAAAGTGCTGAGACAGGAGGGCTTTCCGGTCGAGGTGTTCGACCGGGCGCCGGATGTCGGTGGCGTGTGGAGCGCTACCCGCCGTTACCCCGGGTTGCGTGCCCAGAGCAGCAGCCGTACGTACCGGTTCTCCGACCTCCCGATGCCCGACGACTTCCCGGACCGCCTCGACGGCGCGCAGATGCAGTCCTACCTGGAGAGCTACGTGCGCCGCTTCGACCTGGGGCACGCGCTGCGCCTCAGCACCGAGGTGGTCGCGGCCGACCCGGTGGACAGCGGCTGGCTGCTCGAGGTGCGCGACGGCACCGGCGTGCACCGCACCTCCTGTGACCACCTGATCATCGCCAACGGCGTGCACTCCGACCCGCTGGTTCCCGAGTTCACCGGCAGCGCCGACTTCCACCGGGCAGGCGGCCAGCTGGGGCACAGCTCGCTGCTCTCCGACCTGGGGGCGGCGCGCGGCCGGAACGTGGTCGTCGTCGGCTACGGCACCGCCGCCTGCGAGATCGCCGAGGCGGTCAGCCACGTCGCCGCCTCCACCACCGTCGTCGCGCGCAGGCTGCGCTGGAAGCTGCCGCGCCGCGCGGGCCGCTTCCTGGACGCGGAGCGGCTGCTGCAGAGCCGCTTCGGCGAGAGCCACTTCGGCTACCAGCAGCAGCGCCGCCCGGAGAAGTTCCTGAACGGCCCGGCCCGCTCGGTGCGCGACAGCAACCTGGACCTCATCCAGGAGCGCACCATCCGCAGCCTGCACCTGCGCGAGCTGGAGCTGGTCCCCGACGAGCCCTTCGGCACCGTCGCGCACGGCACCGTCGACCTCGCGGTCGACGGCTTCACCGAGCAGGTCTGGGCCGGGCGGCTCACCGTGGTGCGGGACACCACGATCAGCTCCCTCGGCGCCGAGAAGGTGCCGGTCGCGCACCTCTCCGACGGCCAGACCATCCCGGCCGACCTGGTCATCTGCGCCACCGGGTACCAGCAGCGGGTGCCGTTCCTCACCCCGTTCGTGCAGCGCAGGCTCACCGACGACGACGGCAACTTTCGGCTCTACCGGCAGATCCTGCCGCCGACGGTGCCGCGGCTGAGCTTCGCCGGGTACGGCGGCTCGGCGCTCAGCGCGATCTCCGCCGAGGTCGGCGCGCACTGGACCGCCGCGCTGCTCACCCACCGGCTCGAGCTGCCCGGCCCCACCGCCATGGGCGAGGCGCTGGACGCGCGGCTGAGCTGGCTCGCCGAGCGCACCGGCGGCGGCACGCACGGCACCGAGGCCGGGCCGTTCGGCGTGCACCACATCGACGAGCTGCTCGCCGACCTGAACGCGGAGTTCCCGGCCAGGCAGCGCTTCGCCCAGTGGTTCCGCCCGGTCACCCCGGACGACCTGAAAGTGATCGGCGCGCCCAAGCCGGAGCTGAACACCCAGCCGCGCCCGGTCGACCACGTGGCCGCCGTTCAACACTGA
- a CDS encoding GNAT family N-acetyltransferase encodes MSETTLVVGPAGLWDAEALGDVAAATFPLACPPGTAPEDIETFLAAMLSAERFGEYLGDPDRVVLRAAEDGEIVGYAMLHVGTPEDPAIAEAVELHPAVELSKLYVLPGRHGSGVAAALLRAALEHAAAAGGAGIWLGVNQHNARAQRFYARSGFERCGTKTFRVGAELHDDFIMRLRF; translated from the coding sequence ATGAGTGAAACGACGCTCGTCGTCGGCCCGGCCGGGCTGTGGGACGCCGAGGCGCTCGGCGACGTCGCCGCCGCCACGTTTCCGCTGGCCTGCCCGCCGGGGACGGCTCCGGAGGACATCGAGACCTTCCTCGCCGCGATGCTCTCCGCGGAGCGGTTCGGCGAGTACCTCGGCGACCCGGACCGGGTCGTGCTGCGCGCCGCCGAGGACGGCGAGATCGTCGGCTACGCCATGCTGCACGTCGGGACGCCGGAGGACCCGGCGATCGCCGAGGCGGTGGAGCTGCACCCGGCGGTCGAGCTCAGCAAGCTGTACGTGCTGCCGGGCAGGCACGGCAGCGGCGTCGCCGCGGCGCTGCTGCGGGCCGCGCTGGAGCACGCCGCCGCGGCCGGTGGGGCCGGGATCTGGCTCGGGGTGAACCAGCACAACGCGCGCGCCCAGCGCTTCTACGCCCGCAGCGGCTTCGAGCGCTGCGGCACCAAGACGTTCCGGGTCGGCGCGGAGCTGCACGACGACTTCATCATGCGGCTGCGCTTCTGA
- a CDS encoding alpha/beta fold hydrolase, whose product MTTFSTWDGLELSYRVWAGHGIPIVLQHGVVADTNANWMGTGVVNALRATGRPVVSLDARGHGRSAKPHEPAAYSWQAMARDVRALYDELGGEQFDQVGYSMGAVVSLLVAGDDPRVRRLAIGGVGSGVVDCGGVDRRVVDADDLRAAMAGDGSGATARARPFRLLADAVHADREAMAALMTGLDERPIGDLADLTLPVLVLAGDTDPLAAEPERLAAALPDAHLVTVPGDHLMAVTSPDFHRALVGFLAAERVPAV is encoded by the coding sequence ATGACCACCTTCAGCACCTGGGACGGCCTGGAACTCAGCTATCGCGTCTGGGCGGGCCACGGCATTCCGATCGTGCTGCAGCACGGCGTCGTCGCCGACACCAACGCCAACTGGATGGGCACCGGCGTCGTCAATGCCCTGCGCGCGACCGGCCGCCCGGTGGTCTCGCTCGATGCCCGCGGCCACGGCCGCTCGGCCAAGCCGCACGAGCCCGCCGCCTACTCCTGGCAGGCCATGGCCCGTGACGTCCGGGCGCTCTACGACGAGCTCGGCGGCGAGCAGTTCGACCAGGTCGGCTACTCCATGGGTGCGGTGGTCTCGCTGCTGGTGGCCGGGGACGACCCGCGGGTGCGCAGGCTCGCGATCGGCGGCGTCGGCTCCGGCGTCGTCGACTGCGGCGGTGTCGACCGCAGGGTGGTCGACGCCGACGACCTGCGGGCCGCCATGGCAGGCGACGGCAGCGGCGCCACCGCGCGGGCCAGGCCGTTCCGCCTGCTCGCCGACGCCGTGCACGCCGACCGGGAGGCGATGGCCGCGCTCATGACCGGGCTCGACGAGCGCCCCATCGGCGACCTCGCCGACCTCACGCTCCCCGTGCTCGTCCTCGCCGGTGACACCGACCCGCTGGCCGCGGAGCCCGAGCGGCTGGCCGCCGCGCTCCCGGACGCGCACCTCGTCACCGTCCCCGGCGACCACCTGATGGCGGTCACCTCCCCGGACTTCCACCGGGCGCTCGTCGGCTTCCTGGCCGCGGAGCGGGTCCCGGCGGTGTAG
- the zapE gene encoding cell division protein ZapE, protein MPARLVDRHPEVPADQLVAQMVPPPMFDEVSFSSYIPDPNEPSQAAAVRKAEEFAGEVARITRAASKKSLFGRKKQVSGAGLYLDGGFGVGKTHLLASVFHSAPAPKSFGTFGEVTNLVGALGFATTVERLSGNSVLCIDEFELDDPGDTMLVSRLLTELSAAGVSIAATSNTLPGQLGEGRFAAQDFLREIKKLGSIFEAVRVDGPDYRHRDLPPAPEPSATDALRERAAATPDATLDEFDALLAHLATLHPSKYGALIAGVSAVFLANVAPVTDQAVALRVVVLADRLYDAGIPVTVSGAKLDQIFAADMLEGGYRKKYLRAISRLLALSRFEVPTS, encoded by the coding sequence ATGCCAGCACGCCTCGTCGACCGCCACCCGGAGGTTCCGGCCGACCAGCTCGTCGCCCAGATGGTGCCGCCGCCCATGTTCGACGAGGTCAGTTTCTCCTCCTACATCCCGGACCCGAACGAGCCGAGCCAGGCCGCCGCCGTGCGCAAGGCGGAGGAGTTCGCCGGCGAGGTCGCGCGGATCACCAGGGCCGCGAGCAAGAAATCCCTGTTCGGCAGGAAGAAGCAGGTGAGCGGCGCCGGGCTGTACCTGGACGGCGGCTTCGGCGTCGGCAAGACGCACCTGCTCGCCTCGGTCTTCCACAGCGCGCCCGCGCCGAAGTCGTTCGGCACCTTCGGCGAGGTGACCAATCTGGTCGGCGCGCTCGGCTTCGCCACCACGGTCGAGCGGCTCTCCGGCAACAGCGTGCTCTGCATCGACGAGTTCGAGCTCGACGACCCGGGCGACACCATGCTGGTCTCCCGGCTGCTCACCGAGCTCTCCGCGGCGGGCGTCTCGATCGCCGCCACCTCGAACACGCTGCCCGGCCAGCTCGGCGAGGGCCGCTTCGCCGCGCAGGACTTCCTGCGCGAGATCAAGAAGCTCGGCTCGATCTTCGAGGCCGTCCGGGTGGACGGCCCCGACTACCGGCACCGCGACCTGCCGCCCGCCCCCGAGCCGAGCGCCACCGACGCGCTGCGCGAGCGCGCCGCCGCCACCCCGGACGCCACCCTCGACGAGTTCGACGCGCTGCTCGCGCACCTGGCCACCCTGCACCCCTCCAAGTACGGCGCGCTGATCGCCGGGGTCTCCGCGGTCTTCCTGGCGAACGTGGCCCCGGTAACCGACCAGGCCGTCGCGCTGCGCGTGGTGGTCCTCGCCGACCGGCTCTACGACGCGGGCATCCCGGTCACCGTCTCCGGCGCCAAGCTGGACCAGATCTTCGCCGCCGACATGCTCGAGGGCGGCTACCGAAAAAAGTACCTGCGCGCCATTTCCCGCCTGCTCGCGCTCTCCCGCTTCGAGGTGCCGACCAGCTGA
- a CDS encoding pyrimidine reductase family protein, whose protein sequence is MQRTHNAIQLTAIDDDELARLYAYPRQLDAPWLRANFVSSIDGAATSGGVSGGLGTPADRRVFGTLRELADVVLVGAGTVRAENYGGAATDPERRRALAALGYGGDADGVPPPIAVVTASASLDPESRLCTDTDVPPIVLTTASAPSDRVAALIAAGAKVVEVGTNAITPRGLADALAGLGLYRVLCEGGPHLVGELIDADLLDELCLTTAPMLVGGSGGRIALSPGESAHPMVRRHVLLDDDGTVLTRWARR, encoded by the coding sequence ATGCAGCGTACGCACAATGCGATCCAGCTCACAGCCATCGACGACGACGAGCTGGCGCGGCTCTACGCCTACCCCCGCCAGCTCGACGCGCCGTGGCTGCGGGCGAACTTCGTCTCCAGCATCGACGGCGCCGCGACCAGCGGCGGAGTCTCCGGCGGGCTCGGCACCCCGGCCGATCGCCGGGTCTTCGGCACGCTGCGCGAACTCGCCGACGTGGTGCTGGTCGGCGCGGGCACGGTGCGGGCGGAGAACTACGGCGGCGCGGCCACCGACCCGGAGCGGCGCAGGGCGCTGGCGGCGCTCGGCTACGGCGGCGACGCCGACGGCGTGCCGCCGCCGATCGCGGTGGTGACGGCGAGCGCGTCGCTGGATCCGGAGTCGCGGCTCTGCACCGACACCGACGTGCCGCCGATCGTGCTCACCACCGCCTCCGCGCCGTCGGATCGGGTGGCGGCGCTGATCGCGGCCGGAGCGAAGGTGGTCGAGGTGGGCACCAACGCGATCACGCCGCGCGGGCTGGCGGACGCGCTGGCCGGACTCGGGCTGTACCGGGTGCTCTGCGAGGGCGGGCCGCACCTGGTCGGCGAGCTGATCGACGCGGACCTGCTCGACGAGCTGTGCCTGACGACGGCGCCGATGCTGGTCGGGGGCTCGGGCGGGCGGATCGCGCTCTCCCCCGGCGAATCCGCGCACCCCATGGTGCGGCGGCACGTGCTGCTGGACGACGACGGGACCGTCCTGACCCGCTGGGCCCGCCGCTGA